Proteins encoded in a region of the Pyxidicoccus trucidator genome:
- the kdpB gene encoding potassium-transporting ATPase subunit KdpB, with product MSSAASKPASLLDASLLKPALVDSLKKLHPRDVARNPVMFVVWAGSLLTTVLLVKDLVAPRPEAAPLWFTVSVTLWLWFTVLFANLAEAVAEGRGKAQAGALRKLRKDTTARRQVDGREERVPAQDLRKGDLVVCEAGDPIPGDGEVVEGIASVDESAVTGESAPVIRESGGDRSAVTGGTKVLSDRIVVRISANPGESFLDRMIGLVEGAARQKTPNELALHILLVGLTVVFLLACVTLVPLALYSGVPLSGTAVVALLVCLIPTTIGGLLSAIGIAGMDRLLRKNVLAMSGRAVEAAGDVDTLLLDKTGTITLGNRMATELLPMPGIRIEELAEAAQLASLADETPEGRSIVTLVKDTYKLRPRELQAHHATFVPFTAQTRISGCDLVDPHPRSIRKGAVDAVVRHVQTRGGAVPAELDAVAGRIGDSGGTPLAVAEGARLLGIVHLKDVVKGGIKERFDRFRAMGIRTVMITGDNPRTAAAIAREAGVDDFLAEATPEAKLALIRTEQGKGKLVAMTGDGTNDAPALAQADVGVAMNTGTQAAKEAGNMVDLDSNPTKLLEVVEVGKQLLMTRGTLTTFSIANDVAKYFAILPALFMGVFPQIAPLNVMGLGSPFSAILSAVIFNALIIIALIPLALRGVRYRPLGAAALLRRSLLLYGVGGVIVPFVGIKVIDVLLGAVGLV from the coding sequence ATGAGCTCCGCTGCTTCCAAGCCGGCGTCACTCCTCGACGCCTCGCTCCTCAAGCCCGCGCTGGTGGACAGCCTGAAGAAGCTCCACCCGCGCGACGTGGCCCGCAACCCCGTCATGTTCGTGGTGTGGGCCGGCAGCCTGCTCACCACGGTGCTGCTGGTGAAGGACCTCGTGGCTCCGCGCCCTGAGGCCGCGCCGCTGTGGTTCACAGTGTCGGTGACGCTGTGGCTGTGGTTCACCGTGCTGTTCGCCAACTTGGCGGAGGCCGTGGCGGAGGGGCGCGGCAAGGCCCAGGCCGGCGCCCTGCGGAAGCTGCGCAAGGACACCACCGCGCGCCGCCAGGTGGACGGGCGCGAGGAACGCGTGCCCGCTCAGGACCTGCGCAAGGGGGACCTCGTGGTGTGCGAGGCGGGCGACCCCATCCCCGGCGACGGCGAGGTGGTGGAGGGCATCGCCAGCGTGGACGAGTCCGCCGTGACGGGCGAGTCCGCGCCCGTCATCCGCGAGTCCGGCGGTGACCGCTCGGCGGTGACGGGCGGCACCAAGGTGCTGTCGGACCGCATCGTGGTGCGAATCTCCGCGAACCCGGGGGAGTCCTTCCTCGACCGGATGATTGGACTGGTGGAGGGCGCGGCGCGGCAGAAGACGCCGAACGAGCTGGCCCTCCACATCCTGCTGGTGGGGCTGACGGTGGTATTCCTGCTGGCGTGTGTGACGCTGGTGCCGCTGGCGCTCTACTCGGGCGTGCCGCTGTCGGGCACGGCGGTGGTGGCGCTGCTGGTGTGCCTCATCCCCACGACGATTGGCGGCCTGCTGAGCGCCATCGGCATCGCCGGCATGGACCGGCTGCTGCGCAAGAATGTGTTGGCCATGAGCGGCCGCGCGGTGGAGGCGGCGGGCGACGTGGACACGCTGCTCCTGGACAAGACGGGCACGATTACGCTGGGCAACCGCATGGCCACGGAGCTGCTGCCCATGCCGGGCATCCGCATCGAGGAGCTGGCGGAGGCGGCACAGCTCGCGAGCCTCGCGGACGAGACGCCCGAGGGCCGCTCCATCGTCACGCTGGTGAAGGACACCTACAAGCTGCGCCCGCGCGAGCTGCAGGCGCACCACGCCACCTTCGTGCCCTTCACCGCGCAGACGCGCATCAGCGGCTGTGATTTGGTTGACCCGCACCCGCGAAGCATCCGCAAGGGCGCGGTGGATGCGGTGGTCCGGCATGTCCAGACGCGGGGTGGCGCGGTGCCGGCGGAGCTGGACGCGGTGGCGGGCCGCATCGGCGACTCGGGCGGCACGCCGCTGGCGGTGGCGGAGGGCGCGCGACTGCTGGGCATCGTCCACCTGAAAGACGTGGTGAAGGGCGGCATCAAGGAGCGGTTCGACCGCTTCCGCGCCATGGGCATCCGCACGGTGATGATTACGGGCGACAACCCGCGCACCGCGGCGGCGATTGCGCGCGAGGCCGGCGTGGACGACTTCCTCGCGGAGGCCACGCCCGAGGCAAAGCTGGCCCTCATCCGCACCGAGCAGGGCAAGGGCAAGCTGGTGGCGATGACGGGCGACGGCACCAACGACGCGCCCGCGCTCGCCCAGGCCGACGTGGGCGTGGCGATGAACACCGGCACCCAGGCGGCGAAGGAGGCGGGGAACATGGTGGACCTCGACTCCAACCCCACCAAGCTGCTGGAGGTGGTGGAGGTGGGCAAGCAACTGCTGATGACGCGCGGGACGCTCACCACGTTCTCCATCGCCAACGACGTGGCGAAGTACTTCGCCATCCTCCCCGCGCTCTTCATGGGCGTGTTCCCGCAAATCGCGCCCCTCAACGTCATGGGGCTGGGCTCGCCGTTCAGCGCCATCCTCTCCGCGGTCATCTTCAACGCGCTCATCATCATCGCGCTGATTCCCCTGGCGCTGCGGGGCGTGAGGTACCGGCCGCTCGGCGCGGCGGCGCTGCTGCGGCGCAGCCTCCTGCTCTACGGAGTGGGCGGCGTCATCGTTCCCTTCGTGGGCATCAAGGTCATCGACGTGCTGCTCGGCGCCGTGGGCCTGGTCTGA